GAGACTTCCTGCCAAAATTTTTCGTCATAAGGATCTCCTGCTCTGTTTTCTGAACAAGTTCGCCAATATATTTTATATCTGCATTCTTTAAACAATTCGCACTTCTTACAGAAAGCTCTAATTCATCTACACTTCTATAAAGGTTCTCATTAAACTCCTGTTTCTCAGCCACCTTTTTTTCTTCAACTTCCTCTTCTTCCTCGACCTCTTCAAAGTTTATAAAAATACGCATCTCTTCTTTAATAATTTTCGCTGCAAATGAAAGCGCATCTAATGGTTCAACACTACCATTCGTCCAGATCTCCATAGTAAGTTTATCATAATCAGTCCTGAACCCGACCCTTGCAGGGGTAACATTGTAACTTACCCTTACTATAGGTGAAAAAATTGCATCAATCGGTATGGTTCCTATCGGGTCATTTTCATCAACGTTCAGCTCTGCCGGTACATAACTCCTACCCAGCTTTGCCTTCATCTCCATGTATAGCTTGGCTTTATTACTTAAGGTCGCAATATGATGCTCCGGGTTAATGATTTCAACGCCGCCCTCGTGTGTAATGTCGCCCGCGCTTATTTCTTTCCCCCCCTTCACATCTATCTTCAACATCTTTGGTTTCTCGTCACTCATCTTTAATACTACCTTTTTCAAATTGAGGATGATCTCTGTAACATCCTCCTTAACCCCCCTGATAGTCGAAAATCCATGGTCCACATTATCTATCCAAACTGAGGTAATGGCGCCCCCCATAATAGAAGAAAGGATTACCCTCCTTAATGAATTCCCTATA
Above is a window of Pseudomonadota bacterium DNA encoding:
- a CDS encoding DNA-directed RNA polymerase subunit alpha yields the protein MFEKNWQELIRPTKIEIEKKEDKYVKFSTEPFERGYGMTIGNSLRRVILSSIMGGAITSVWIDNVDHGFSTIRGVKEDVTEIILNLKKVVLKMSDEKPKMLKIDVKGGKEISAGDITHEGGVEIINPEHHIATLSNKAKLYMEMKAKLGRSYVPAELNVDENDPIGTIPIDAIFSPIVRVSYNVTPARVGFRTDYDKLTMEIWTNGSVEPLDALSFAAKIIKEEMRIFINFEEVEEEEEVEEKKVAEKQEFNENLYRSVDELELSVRSANCLKNADIKYIGELVQKTEQEILMTKNFGRKSLNEIKEILSCMGLRLGIKLESFPPREDLDKMTLKKKDHI